Proteins from a single region of Haloplanus sp. GDY1:
- a CDS encoding DUF7576 family protein: protein MIDPTSDIGEDVDESTAPTCHTCGKKIVQEPNHRVVSWVDEGAVEHLHFCDDECREAWSGRRPSR, encoded by the coding sequence ATGATCGACCCCACATCCGACATCGGCGAGGACGTCGACGAGAGCACCGCACCCACCTGTCACACCTGCGGGAAGAAGATCGTACAGGAGCCGAACCACCGCGTCGTCTCGTGGGTCGACGAGGGGGCCGTCGAACACCTCCACTTCTGCGACGACGAGTGCCGCGAGGCCTGGAGCGGCCGGCGACCGAGTCGCTGA
- a CDS encoding mandelate racemase/muconate lactonizing enzyme family protein gives MRDYGDGSTRRADGRDVRITGIETAVIEGNFDWNLVRIHTDAGVTGLGESYRGGAITDIVDYMADFLVGENPLDVERLFRRMIQETSGHGGTTGKVVTAASGVEIALWDLAGKLLDVPTYQLLGGKYRDEVRIYCDCHAGEAYAVDTGYTEYGETESYRPEAYAETAREAVEMGFDAIKFDLDTPADNDPDPFNGRLSAADVADKREIVEAVHEAVGGDAEVAFDCHWDYAIDSAKRLARALEPYDLLWLEDVVPPENADAQREVARSTSTPLATGENRFRVHEFSDLLYDFAVDVVTPDPTTCGGLAESRAVANRAEENYITFSPHNVCSPVGTMACVHLGASVANFGYLEYHALEVDWWDDLLVRSDPLIRDGRIAVPEAPGLGVSLDEDVAAAHATGDGLWS, from the coding sequence ATGCGCGACTACGGCGACGGGAGCACGCGGCGTGCCGACGGTCGGGACGTCCGGATCACGGGAATCGAGACGGCCGTGATCGAGGGGAACTTCGACTGGAACCTCGTGCGGATCCACACCGACGCCGGCGTGACCGGCCTCGGGGAGTCCTACCGCGGCGGGGCGATCACCGACATCGTGGACTACATGGCCGACTTCCTCGTGGGGGAGAACCCCCTCGACGTGGAACGGCTCTTCCGGCGGATGATCCAGGAGACGTCGGGACACGGCGGCACGACGGGGAAGGTCGTGACGGCGGCCTCGGGCGTCGAAATCGCGCTGTGGGACCTCGCCGGCAAACTGCTGGACGTGCCCACCTACCAGTTGCTCGGCGGCAAGTACCGCGACGAGGTTCGGATCTACTGTGACTGCCACGCCGGTGAGGCCTACGCCGTCGACACGGGCTACACCGAGTACGGCGAGACGGAGTCCTACCGACCCGAGGCGTACGCCGAGACGGCGCGGGAGGCGGTCGAGATGGGCTTCGACGCGATCAAGTTCGACCTCGACACGCCCGCGGACAACGACCCCGACCCGTTCAACGGTCGCCTCTCGGCGGCGGACGTGGCCGACAAGCGCGAAATCGTCGAGGCGGTCCACGAGGCTGTGGGGGGCGACGCCGAAGTCGCCTTCGACTGCCACTGGGACTACGCCATCGACAGCGCGAAGCGCCTCGCCCGCGCGCTGGAGCCGTACGACCTGCTGTGGCTGGAGGACGTCGTGCCCCCCGAGAACGCCGACGCCCAGCGAGAGGTCGCTCGCTCCACGTCGACGCCGCTGGCGACGGGCGAGAACCGCTTTCGCGTCCACGAGTTCTCGGACCTGCTCTACGACTTCGCGGTCGACGTGGTGACGCCCGACCCCACCACGTGTGGCGGCCTCGCGGAGTCCCGCGCAGTCGCCAACCGGGCCGAGGAGAACTACATCACCTTCTCGCCGCACAACGTCTGCAGCCCCGTCGGGACGATGGCCTGCGTCCACCTCGGCGCCTCGGTCGCCAACTTCGGCTACCTCGAGTATCACGCGCTGGAGGTCGACTGGTGGGACGACCTGCTGGTTCGATCGGACCCGCTCATCCGCGACGGCCGCATCGCCGTGCCCGAGGCGCCGGGCCTCGGCGTCTCCCTCGACGAGGACGTCGCCGCCGCCCACGCCACGGGCGACGGCCTCTGGTCGTAG
- a CDS encoding lactate racemase domain-containing protein, which translates to MRFPDGDVVDEALSAPTLPRFAAVRYAPETPALDDVTGRTREELDALSLSALPDGATVAVGLGSRGIHDVVPVARTVVDELRARGFEPVVVPAMGSHGGATAEGQRETLAALGLTEDALDCRIDARMDTEVLGESEVGAPVPFSTAALEADGVLVVNRVKAHTNFTGRFESGPTKMTAIGLGKREGAKVAHEHALGTGYVPVIEAAFEVIREAVPLLGGLAIVENFHDRTAAIEGLPADALPDAEEPLKEQADEYMPTLPYDDLDVLVVDRIGKDVSGAGMDTNVIGRYRVLNADDPDSPDVDRIVVRGLTEATHGNGSGIGLADVTTRRVVDQLDLDQVYTNSLTSNSLRKAAIPVVLPDDERAVAAALSTVGVSDPETVRIAWIRDTGHLSEFRVSEALAREAPAGVTVEEWLSLSFEDGEPVFEPVD; encoded by the coding sequence ATGCGATTTCCCGACGGCGACGTCGTCGACGAGGCGCTCTCCGCGCCGACGCTCCCGCGGTTCGCGGCGGTGCGCTACGCGCCCGAGACGCCGGCACTGGACGACGTGACGGGGCGGACCCGCGAGGAACTCGACGCGCTTTCGCTCTCGGCCCTGCCGGACGGCGCCACGGTCGCGGTGGGACTCGGCAGCCGCGGCATCCACGACGTCGTGCCCGTCGCGCGGACGGTCGTCGACGAACTCCGCGCCCGGGGGTTCGAGCCCGTGGTGGTGCCCGCGATGGGGAGTCACGGCGGGGCGACCGCCGAGGGGCAACGCGAGACGCTCGCCGCCCTCGGCCTCACCGAGGACGCCCTCGACTGCCGGATCGACGCCCGGATGGACACCGAGGTGCTCGGCGAGTCCGAGGTGGGCGCGCCGGTCCCCTTCTCGACGGCCGCGCTGGAGGCCGACGGCGTCCTCGTCGTCAACCGCGTGAAGGCACACACGAACTTCACGGGGCGCTTCGAGAGCGGCCCGACCAAGATGACGGCCATCGGCCTCGGGAAACGGGAGGGGGCGAAGGTGGCCCACGAACACGCGCTCGGGACGGGCTACGTGCCGGTCATCGAGGCGGCGTTCGAGGTGATCCGCGAGGCGGTGCCGCTGCTCGGCGGCCTCGCCATCGTCGAGAACTTCCACGACCGCACCGCGGCCATCGAGGGCCTCCCCGCCGACGCCCTGCCCGACGCCGAGGAGCCCCTGAAGGAGCAGGCCGACGAGTACATGCCCACGCTGCCGTACGACGACCTCGACGTCCTCGTCGTCGACCGCATCGGCAAGGACGTCTCCGGCGCGGGCATGGACACCAACGTGATCGGGCGGTACCGGGTGTTGAACGCCGACGACCCCGACTCGCCCGACGTCGACCGCATCGTCGTCCGGGGGCTGACCGAGGCCACCCACGGCAACGGCAGCGGCATCGGGCTGGCCGACGTGACGACCCGGCGGGTCGTCGACCAGCTCGACCTGGATCAGGTGTACACCAACTCGCTCACCAGCAACTCGCTGCGCAAGGCCGCGATTCCGGTCGTGCTCCCTGACGACGAACGCGCCGTCGCCGCTGCGCTCTCGACCGTCGGGGTCTCCGACCCCGAGACGGTTCGGATCGCCTGGATCCGCGACACCGGCCACCTCTCCGAGTTCCGCGTCTCCGAGGCGCTCGCCCGCGAGGCGCCCGCGGGCGTGACCGTCGAGGAGTGGCTGTCGCTGTCCTTCGAGGACGGCGAGCCGGTCTTCGAACCGGTCGACTAG
- a CDS encoding NUDIX hydrolase, giving the protein MSSRDVTYVEKVCAYITRDESEVLVFEGPGHDGLQVPKGTVEPGERPREAMVREAIEESGLATFGGLHHLTTDVWTRRRSPPKRYVRNFYHVPVHEPRDSWTHTVTGAGPERGTAFEFFWVDLPTDAAFALDLDDYLHALTGAADDRTDPGVVAD; this is encoded by the coding sequence ATGTCATCACGGGACGTAACGTACGTCGAGAAGGTCTGTGCCTACATCACCCGCGACGAGTCGGAGGTCCTCGTCTTCGAGGGGCCGGGTCACGACGGCCTGCAGGTTCCCAAGGGGACCGTCGAACCCGGCGAGCGGCCCCGCGAGGCGATGGTCCGGGAGGCGATCGAGGAGAGCGGGCTGGCGACGTTCGGAGGGCTTCACCACCTCACGACCGACGTCTGGACCCGTCGGCGGTCGCCGCCGAAGCGGTACGTGCGAAACTTCTATCACGTCCCCGTCCACGAGCCACGCGACTCGTGGACCCACACGGTCACGGGAGCGGGTCCGGAGCGCGGGACGGCGTTCGAGTTCTTCTGGGTCGACCTCCCGACGGACGCCGCCTTCGCCCTCGACCTCGACGACTACCTCCACGCGCTGACCGGGGCGGCCGACGACCGGACGGACCCCGGCGTGGTGGCGGACTGA
- a CDS encoding ATP-dependent DNA helicase, translated as MGDTWRTVFGHEEPYPEQADGIETAIETADRGGFAVIEGACGTGKTMLALTAGIDRVRDPDSSFERVAVLTSVKQQLRQFEADVTTINENLPADWRPVSALTLVGKADVCPYSRERVAGVDETTVYERCDGLRERTRNLTGQEGPTTAAALASDARQTGAGHLDTGSGRTVDFLETAGEPTPYPPDTAEYEDTEYCPFYARYLEDLPEDGDPVEAVPFDFADRGLLDTEDLVALSAGHGTCPHSMLGALIPHVEVVIGNYYHAFDPQTVGSFTGALLDESTFVVCDEAHMLEPRVRDLVSDGVGDATLRDAESELTRVIQAVELDEGGAGAAARTGSAGDARDADLVRGELEEADVSLAELKATRSFVRDLRGELDRQVRAHLDRERPGWRASMDDLPDDEIPLRDPEEPGVDAITEWADGEYGDDVWARAETVGAVAARALNELDEADRERAAPTVGRVLGAWYRADHTRYFRSVDLSRTWNESEPGDSWRRAYNARLSLHNCVPGEAIADRLDDFGGGVLMSATLEPLDVFRTVTGLDALAEDGRPVVERTYGLTFPESNRASFAVDAPAYTHENRGAVGADTDARRVYVDAVAEVARRDGNVLVGMPNYAEAEWMAGRLDERLDSPVLLDESSDDGATERLKSDFFAGGSKTLVTSLRGTLTEGVDYRGDRLHAAVVCGVPLVDTTRPRTRAVVTAYDRAFGTDGNGGRSGFETALTVPAVRKARQAIGRVIRGPEERGVRVLIDARYARDRWNGVREYFPEWEREEFGPVSPDMLSLGLDRFEESGGSVTHD; from the coding sequence ATGGGCGACACGTGGCGGACGGTGTTCGGCCACGAGGAGCCGTACCCCGAGCAGGCCGACGGCATCGAGACGGCCATCGAGACGGCCGACCGGGGCGGGTTCGCCGTGATCGAAGGTGCCTGCGGGACGGGCAAGACGATGCTCGCCCTGACCGCCGGGATCGACCGGGTGCGCGACCCCGACTCGTCGTTCGAGCGGGTGGCCGTCCTCACGAGCGTCAAACAGCAGCTCCGCCAGTTCGAGGCGGACGTGACGACGATAAACGAGAACCTGCCGGCGGACTGGCGGCCCGTCTCGGCGCTGACGCTGGTGGGCAAGGCGGACGTCTGCCCGTACAGCCGGGAGCGCGTCGCCGGCGTGGACGAGACGACGGTCTACGAGCGGTGTGACGGGCTCCGCGAGCGGACCCGCAACCTGACGGGACAGGAGGGACCGACGACGGCCGCGGCGCTGGCTTCCGACGCCCGGCAAACGGGGGCCGGCCACCTCGACACCGGGAGCGGGAGGACGGTCGACTTCCTCGAAACCGCCGGCGAGCCGACGCCCTACCCGCCCGACACCGCCGAGTACGAGGACACGGAGTACTGCCCCTTCTACGCGCGGTATCTGGAGGACCTGCCGGAGGACGGCGACCCCGTCGAGGCCGTCCCCTTCGACTTCGCGGACCGGGGGCTGCTCGACACGGAGGACCTGGTCGCCCTGTCGGCGGGTCACGGCACCTGCCCCCACTCGATGCTCGGGGCGCTCATTCCCCACGTCGAGGTGGTCATCGGCAACTACTACCACGCCTTCGACCCGCAGACGGTCGGCTCCTTCACCGGCGCGCTCCTCGACGAGTCGACCTTCGTCGTCTGCGACGAGGCGCACATGCTCGAACCGCGTGTGCGCGACCTGGTGAGCGACGGGGTGGGCGACGCCACCCTCCGCGACGCGGAGTCGGAACTGACGCGGGTGATCCAGGCGGTGGAACTCGACGAGGGGGGAGCGGGTGCAGCGGCCCGGACGGGGTCGGCCGGCGACGCCCGGGACGCCGACCTGGTTCGCGGCGAACTGGAGGAGGCGGACGTGAGCCTCGCGGAACTGAAGGCGACGCGGTCGTTCGTCCGGGACCTGCGCGGAGAACTCGACCGACAGGTTCGAGCCCACCTCGACCGCGAGCGACCGGGCTGGCGGGCGTCGATGGACGACCTACCGGACGACGAGATCCCGCTTCGGGACCCGGAGGAGCCGGGGGTCGACGCCATCACGGAGTGGGCCGACGGGGAGTACGGCGACGACGTGTGGGCCCGCGCCGAGACGGTCGGCGCCGTCGCCGCGCGCGCCCTGAACGAACTGGACGAGGCCGACCGGGAGCGCGCGGCGCCGACGGTCGGCCGCGTCCTCGGGGCGTGGTACCGCGCGGACCACACCCGCTACTTCCGCTCGGTCGACCTCTCGCGGACGTGGAACGAGTCGGAACCGGGGGACTCGTGGCGGCGGGCCTACAACGCGCGTCTCTCCCTGCACAACTGCGTCCCCGGCGAGGCCATCGCCGACCGCCTCGACGACTTCGGCGGCGGCGTGTTGATGTCGGCGACGCTCGAACCGCTCGACGTGTTCCGGACGGTGACGGGCCTCGACGCCCTCGCCGAGGACGGCCGGCCGGTCGTCGAGCGGACCTACGGCCTCACCTTCCCGGAGTCGAACCGCGCGAGTTTCGCAGTGGACGCGCCGGCCTACACCCACGAGAACCGGGGCGCGGTGGGGGCGGACACCGACGCCCGGCGGGTGTACGTCGACGCCGTCGCCGAGGTGGCCCGCCGGGACGGGAACGTCCTCGTCGGGATGCCGAACTACGCCGAGGCGGAGTGGATGGCCGGCCGCCTCGACGAGCGCCTCGACTCCCCGGTCCTGCTGGACGAGTCGAGCGACGACGGCGCGACCGAGCGGCTGAAATCCGACTTCTTCGCCGGCGGGTCGAAGACGCTCGTGACCAGCCTCCGGGGGACGCTGACCGAGGGGGTGGACTACCGCGGCGACCGCCTGCACGCGGCGGTGGTGTGTGGCGTCCCGCTGGTCGACACGACGCGCCCGCGGACGCGAGCGGTCGTGACGGCCTACGACCGGGCGTTCGGCACGGACGGGAACGGCGGCCGGAGCGGCTTCGAGACGGCGCTGACGGTGCCCGCGGTCCGGAAGGCCAGACAGGCCATCGGTCGGGTCATCCGCGGCCCCGAGGAGCGGGGCGTCAGGGTACTGATCGACGCGCGCTACGCCCGGGACCGCTGGAACGGCGTCCGGGAGTACTTCCCCGAGTGGGAGCGCGAGGAGTTCGGGCCGGTGAGCCCGGATATGCTGTCGCTGGGGCTGGATCGGTTCGAGGAGAGCGGCGGGTCAGTTACCCACGACTGA
- a CDS encoding SDR family oxidoreductase, translating to MDLELEDTSALVTASSSGLGKASATALAREGANVVVNGRDADRLDDAVAELDDVGAGEVVGVQGDLTEEDDIERLVERTVEEFGGLDTLVTSAGGPPSGPFLETTDEDWYDAYDLLVMSVVRTVREAAPHLRESDHGTITCITSRSVKEAIDSLVLSNSVRMSVVGLEKTLSQELAPDVRANAVLPGPHETSRIEDLIEQAMERGEYDSYEAGLADWAEGNPLERIGDPIELGDTVAFLSSPRAGYINGVALPIEGGVGASNL from the coding sequence ATGGACCTCGAACTCGAGGACACGAGCGCACTGGTCACCGCATCGAGCAGCGGCCTCGGCAAGGCGTCCGCGACGGCGCTCGCCCGGGAGGGGGCGAACGTCGTCGTCAACGGCCGCGACGCCGACCGCCTCGACGACGCCGTCGCGGAACTCGACGACGTCGGCGCCGGCGAGGTCGTCGGCGTCCAAGGCGACCTGACCGAGGAGGACGACATCGAGCGTCTCGTCGAGCGCACCGTCGAGGAGTTCGGCGGCCTGGACACGCTGGTCACGTCCGCTGGCGGCCCGCCCTCCGGCCCGTTCCTCGAGACGACCGACGAGGACTGGTACGACGCCTACGACCTCCTCGTGATGAGCGTCGTCCGCACGGTTCGCGAGGCCGCGCCCCACCTCCGGGAGTCCGACCACGGGACCATCACCTGCATCACCTCGCGGTCGGTGAAGGAGGCCATCGACTCGCTGGTGCTCTCGAACTCGGTGCGGATGTCCGTCGTCGGCCTGGAGAAGACCCTGTCGCAGGAACTCGCGCCGGACGTCCGCGCGAACGCGGTCCTCCCCGGCCCCCACGAGACCAGCCGGATCGAGGACCTGATCGAACAGGCCATGGAGCGCGGCGAGTACGACAGTTACGAGGCGGGGCTGGCCGACTGGGCCGAGGGCAACCCCCTCGAGCGCATCGGCGACCCCATCGAACTCGGCGACACCGTCGCCTTCCTCTCCTCGCCCCGCGCCGGCTACATCAACGGCGTCGCCCTGCCCATCGAGGGCGGCGTGGGCGCGTCGAATCTGTAA
- a CDS encoding CRTAC1 family protein, producing the protein MFEDRSGLLADNPPFRGYGAAVTPGPDGPLVFVAGFGNANRVLRFEGDAVVDTACGVLADDGRHAIGVAAADLDADGREEVYVHNVAAFGGTSAEADLLLDPECDRARWRDLFADPVNRGRENYRVGRSVAAVDRLGTGRYGLFVTGYGAPARFYEVGDDGGITDLADAVGLDVVTGGRSVAAGPIISERTDLFVGAERGPNLLLRNVGGKYVDVAREYGVADSEENARGAALVAPDGATSPDIVCGNWNGANRLFAREGDAFRDAAPADLARPARVRTVVAADFDNDGRLDLFVNCLGAPNRLLTYDDGWTQTGIGDASEPEGMGTGAAVADLDGDGTLELLVVHGEAEPQSLSLYRAPNDGDWLRVRPLTPAGAPARGARVTLRTDAGRQVRIVDAGSGYLCQMEPVAHFGLGSSTPHEVAVRWPDGRERTITDPPACATLRPTHPGG; encoded by the coding sequence ATGTTCGAGGACCGCTCGGGCCTGCTCGCCGACAATCCCCCGTTTCGAGGGTACGGCGCGGCCGTCACGCCCGGCCCCGACGGTCCGCTCGTCTTCGTCGCCGGCTTCGGCAACGCCAACCGCGTCCTCCGGTTCGAGGGCGACGCCGTCGTCGACACGGCCTGTGGCGTCCTCGCCGACGACGGGCGCCACGCCATCGGCGTCGCCGCGGCCGACCTCGACGCCGACGGCCGCGAGGAGGTGTACGTCCACAACGTCGCCGCCTTCGGCGGCACCTCGGCGGAGGCCGACCTCCTCCTCGACCCGGAGTGCGACCGGGCCCGGTGGCGGGACCTCTTTGCCGACCCGGTGAACCGGGGGCGGGAGAACTACCGCGTCGGCCGCTCGGTCGCCGCCGTCGACCGCCTCGGCACCGGCCGGTACGGCCTGTTCGTCACCGGCTACGGCGCCCCCGCCCGGTTCTACGAGGTGGGCGACGACGGCGGCATCACCGACCTCGCCGACGCGGTCGGCCTCGACGTGGTCACCGGCGGCCGGTCGGTCGCCGCCGGTCCCATCATCTCCGAGCGAACGGACCTGTTCGTCGGCGCCGAGCGCGGGCCGAACCTCCTGCTCCGGAACGTCGGCGGGAAGTACGTCGACGTGGCCCGGGAGTACGGCGTCGCCGACTCGGAGGAGAACGCCCGCGGTGCGGCGCTCGTGGCGCCGGACGGGGCGACGTCGCCCGATATCGTCTGTGGCAACTGGAACGGCGCGAACCGGCTGTTCGCCCGCGAGGGCGACGCCTTCCGCGACGCGGCGCCGGCCGACCTCGCCCGCCCGGCGCGGGTCCGCACCGTCGTCGCCGCCGACTTCGACAACGACGGCCGCCTGGATCTGTTCGTCAACTGCCTCGGCGCGCCCAACCGCCTGCTCACGTACGACGACGGGTGGACACAGACCGGGATCGGCGACGCCTCAGAACCCGAGGGGATGGGCACCGGCGCCGCGGTAGCCGACCTCGACGGCGACGGCACGCTGGAACTCCTCGTCGTCCACGGCGAGGCCGAACCGCAGTCGCTCTCGCTCTATCGCGCACCGAACGACGGCGACTGGCTCCGCGTGCGGCCGCTCACGCCAGCCGGCGCCCCCGCTCGCGGCGCGCGCGTGACCCTCCGCACCGACGCCGGGCGGCAGGTCCGCATCGTCGACGCCGGCAGCGGCTACCTCTGCCAGATGGAACCGGTCGCCCACTTCGGCCTCGGATCGTCGACCCCCCACGAGGTCGCCGTCCGCTGGCCCGACGGCCGCGAGCGGACGATCACCGACCCGCCCGCGTGTGCGACGCTCCGCCCGACCCACCCCGGCGGCTGA
- a CDS encoding fumarylacetoacetate hydrolase family protein, which translates to MRYLARTASGDPHLGDDEGFVPLSAAYPGATSVADVLPEAPDGLVDPDGTPAGRVPRDHLTFGAALSDPGKLFGIGLNYAAHAADLSEEAPDEPASFFKPATAATGPGGPIRLPPTDVSERVTAEAELAVVIGRTCRDVGVDEADDVIAGFVPVIDVTAEDVLQRNPRFLTRAKSFDSFLVLGPHVAVPESGRDLADVEVRTVVDGEVTARNVVGNMHFSPRELVAFHSEVMTLEPGDVISTGTPGAEPVAHGDHVRAEVDAFGAVGADVVR; encoded by the coding sequence ATGCGGTATCTCGCCCGCACCGCGAGCGGCGACCCACACCTCGGCGACGACGAGGGGTTCGTCCCGCTGTCGGCGGCCTATCCCGGGGCGACGTCCGTCGCCGACGTCCTCCCGGAGGCCCCCGACGGCCTCGTCGACCCGGACGGGACCCCGGCCGGTCGGGTGCCCCGCGACCACCTGACGTTCGGGGCGGCCCTGTCCGACCCGGGGAAGCTCTTCGGCATCGGCCTCAACTACGCGGCACACGCCGCCGACCTCTCCGAGGAGGCGCCGGACGAACCGGCCAGTTTCTTCAAGCCGGCCACCGCCGCCACGGGGCCGGGCGGGCCGATCCGGCTGCCGCCGACCGACGTCTCTGAGCGGGTCACGGCCGAGGCGGAACTCGCCGTCGTGATCGGACGGACCTGCCGCGACGTCGGCGTCGACGAGGCCGACGACGTCATCGCGGGGTTCGTGCCCGTCATCGACGTGACCGCCGAGGACGTCCTCCAGCGCAATCCGCGATTCCTCACCCGGGCCAAGAGCTTCGACTCCTTCCTCGTCCTCGGGCCGCACGTCGCGGTGCCGGAATCCGGACGTGACCTCGCGGACGTCGAGGTGCGAACCGTCGTCGACGGCGAGGTGACGGCGCGGAACGTCGTCGGCAACATGCACTTCTCGCCCCGCGAACTGGTCGCGTTCCACTCCGAGGTGATGACGCTGGAACCCGGCGACGTCATCTCGACGGGGACGCCCGGCGCCGAACCCGTCGCCCACGGCGATCACGTCCGGGCCGAGGTCGACGCGTTCGGGGCCGTCGGGGCCGACGTCGTCCGCTAG
- a CDS encoding hydroxyacid dehydrogenase encodes MTDDEWEVLLPATIDPSGPDAIADVATFTAMDDYPDRAALRADIDRFEAIIVRVSDLPADLLDAATNLQVVAKHGAGLDNVDVEAATRNGVVVANTPGANSRAVAEHAMTLLLAVRRNVLPADRAVRGGDWERHRFEGRELGGDTLGLLGFGDVARETAGLARGFDADVVTYDPFVPAESVPEGVEMVAAKADLFERADAVSVHTPLTPETRGAVSTAELDALGSDGVLVNTSRGGVVDEAALVDALESGVVAGAGIDVFATEPPADDHPLLDREDVVLTPHLGGLTRGAMERMSRRAAANVRTVRDGGIPESAVNAERL; translated from the coding sequence ATGACCGACGACGAGTGGGAGGTACTGCTCCCCGCCACCATCGACCCGAGCGGTCCCGACGCCATCGCCGACGTCGCGACGTTCACCGCGATGGACGACTACCCGGATCGAGCGGCGCTCCGGGCCGATATCGACCGCTTCGAGGCGATCATCGTCCGGGTGTCCGACCTCCCGGCGGACCTGCTCGACGCCGCGACGAACCTGCAGGTGGTCGCGAAACACGGCGCCGGCCTGGACAACGTCGACGTCGAGGCCGCGACGCGCAACGGCGTGGTCGTCGCGAACACGCCGGGCGCGAACTCGCGGGCGGTCGCCGAACACGCGATGACGCTGCTGCTCGCCGTCCGGCGGAACGTCCTCCCGGCCGACCGGGCGGTGAGAGGCGGCGACTGGGAGCGCCACCGGTTCGAGGGCCGCGAACTGGGCGGCGACACGCTCGGCCTCCTCGGCTTCGGCGACGTCGCCCGCGAAACCGCCGGACTCGCCCGCGGGTTCGACGCCGACGTGGTCACCTACGACCCCTTCGTCCCCGCCGAGTCGGTGCCCGAGGGCGTCGAGATGGTGGCGGCGAAAGCTGACCTGTTCGAGCGCGCGGACGCGGTGTCGGTACACACGCCGCTGACCCCCGAGACGCGGGGCGCCGTCTCGACGGCGGAACTCGACGCGCTGGGGAGCGACGGGGTCCTCGTCAACACCTCGCGCGGCGGCGTCGTCGACGAGGCGGCGCTGGTCGACGCGCTCGAATCGGGGGTCGTCGCGGGCGCCGGCATCGACGTGTTCGCGACGGAACCGCCGGCCGACGACCACCCGCTGCTGGACCGCGAGGACGTCGTCCTCACGCCGCACCTCGGGGGGCTCACCCGCGGGGCCATGGAGCGGATGAGTCGCCGGGCCGCCGCCAACGTGCGGACGGTCCGCGATGGCGGGATACCGGAGTCCGCGGTCAACGCCGAGCGCCTGTAG